A DNA window from Malus domestica chromosome 12, GDT2T_hap1 contains the following coding sequences:
- the LOC103423355 gene encoding cytokinin riboside 5'-monophosphate phosphoribohydrolase LOG3, translating to MEIESEMKQQSRFRRICVFCGSSQGKKSSYQDAAIELGKELVSRNIDLVYGGGSIGLMGLVSQAVHDGGRHVIGVIPKTLMPRELTGETVGEVKAVAGMHQRKAEMAKHSDAFIALPGGYGTLEELLEVITWAQLGIHDKPVGLLNVDGYYNSLLSFIDKAVEEGFVSPSARHIIISAPTAKELVKKLEDYVPCHERVASKLNWEMEQLGYTQEYDISR from the exons ATGGAGATTGAGAGTGAAATGAAGCAGCAATCCAGGTTTAGGAGGATTTGTGTGTTTTGTGGGAGCAGCCAAGGGAAGAAGAGCAGCTATCAGGATGCTGCCATTGAACTTGGCAAGGAACTG GTTTCAAGGAACATTGATCTGGTGTATGGAGGGGGAAGCATAGGACTGATGGGTTTGGTCTCACAAGCAGTTCATGATGGTGGTCGCCATGTCATTGG AGTTATTCCCAAGACGCTCATGCCTCGAGAG TTAACTGGTGAGACTGTGGGGGAAGTGAAGGCAGTTGCAGGCATGCATCAAAGAAAGGCAGAGATGGCTAAGCACTCAGATGCTTTTATTGCCTTACCCG GTGGTTATGGAACTCTGGAAGAGTTACTTGAAGTTATAACCTGGGCTCAGCTTGGAATTCATGACAAGCCG GTGGGATTGCTGAATGTTGATGGATACTACAATTCCTTACTATCGTTCATCGATAAGGCCGTGGAAGAGGGATTTGTTAGCCCGAGCGCACGCCACATAATTATATCAGCACCAACAGCCAAGGAGCTGGTGAAGAAGCTGGAG GATTATGTCCCATGTCATGAAAGAGTTGCTTCAAAGTTGAATTGGGAGATGGAGCAGCTTGGCTACACACAAGAATATGACATCTCAAGGTGA